A single window of Eucalyptus grandis isolate ANBG69807.140 chromosome 1, ASM1654582v1, whole genome shotgun sequence DNA harbors:
- the LOC120296053 gene encoding uncharacterized protein LOC120296053: protein MVMDSWGQLPILLLEVSDRFVWSVDPSGLFSVAFAWHWKARVDWSSFIWNKTITPMYQFNLWLIIKNRLPTQAFLMSYGRIGREVCAFCKLTLDSIDHLFFGCGKDFYHAIGRFSFAALCHLIWRYRNDILFRGHPVVPVVVKKHLIKVVKDKALTFRSVEDCPRNRRLQRNWGLNPSIFSSPTPTA from the exons ATGGTGATGGACTCATGGGGCCAGCTCCCTATTCTTCTCCTTGAGGTTTCAGATAGATTCGTGTGGAGTGTCGATCCGTCTGGTCTCTTCTCGGTGGCTTTTGCATGGCATTGGAAAGCGAGAGTGGATTGGTCATCCTTTATATGGAACAAAACTATCACTCCgatgtaccaattcaatctatgGCTGATCATTAAGAACCGTCTTCCGACACAAGCTTTTCTTATGTCCTATGGGAGGATCGGGAGGGAAGTTTGTGCCTTCTGCAAGCTCACGTTGGATTCTATTGACCATCTCTTCTTCGGCTGTG GTAAGGACTTCTATCATGCTATAGGGCGCTTCTCTTTTGCTGCACTCTGCCACCTTATTTGGAGGTATAGGAACGACATTCTCTTCAGAGGTCATCCAGTGGTGCCTGTGGTTGtcaagaagcatctcattaAAGTGGTCAAGGACAAAGCCTTAACCTTTAGAAGCGTCGAAGATTGCCCGAGAAATAGAAGGCTTCAACGGAATTGGGGGCTCAAcccttctattttctcttctcctaCGCCGACCGCCTAG
- the LOC120296051 gene encoding uncharacterized protein LOC120296051, producing MAHGCFIRGDHDAAEDASAAARPDGGLAMWGSVASMRARRCGRRDSRGKGISTKLGEALYLSLISRNALKLAQEDLQQDPTNILLAELEKGHLTARQLKYRIISVLDRNENLVSEPNLVQETFVSHFKELFALRSLPPRPALEDLQRAIRCSLSKAQVASLAHPFSEMEIQDTLFSLARGKALGPDGYGVEFFKMDFQKAYDMVDWDFLEMVLRAFHFPDHFIRIIMGDPMSPYLFTLVMEVFSGILTFYAELLGFNFSWRCKATRLSHLFFVDDVFLFCRVDMAFVRLLKGELDTFLTWSGLIPNNSKSEVFLAGGSDELRTQIKDALGFVEGKLPMCYLGALIISLRLGKVDCVVLVNLITTRVQSWTHRFLSFAGRVQLIRSVLHAIQAYWASVFIIPVPVLDRIEQVLRQFL from the exons ATGGCTCACGGATGCTTCATCAGAGGGGATCACGACGCAGCTGAGGATGCTAGTGCAGCAGCTCGTCCCGATGGTGGTCTCGCAATGTGGGGCAGCGTTGCGAGCATGAGAGCGCGGCGATGTGGCCGGCGGGACTCACGTGGCAAGGGAATCTCGACCAAGCTTGGTGAAgcactctatctctctcttatctcacg GAATGCTCTAAAGTTAGCACAAGAGGACCTACAACAGGATCCGACCAACATCCTCCTAGCGGAGCTAGAGAAGGGGCACC TGACTGCGAGGCAACTGAAGTATAGAATAATCTCGGTCCttgatagaaatgagaatcTTGTCAGCGAGCCGAACCTTGTTCAGGAGACATTCGTTTCTCACTTCAAAGAGCTGTTTGCCTTGCGATCTCTCCCTCCTAGGCCGGCCTTGGAGGACTTACAGCGAGCTATCCGGTGTTCGCTCTCTAAAGCTCAGGTTGCTTCGCTCGCCCATCCATTCTCGGAGATGGAGATTCAGGATACCTTATTCTCTCTAGCCAGAGGAAAGGCTCTAGGGCCAGATGGGTATGGCGTTGAGTTCTTCAAGA TGGACTTTCAAAAAGCGTATGACATGGTAGATTGGGACTTTCTTGAGATGGTTCTCCGGGCTTTTCACTTCCCGGACCACTTCATTCGGATTATCATG GGGGACCCTATGTCCCCTTATCTGTTTACCTTGGTGATGGAAGTCTTCTCAGGGATCCTCACTTTCTATGCAGAGCTACTTGGCTTCAACTTCTCCTGGAGGTGCAAGGCCACTCGGTTATCTCATCTATTCTTTGTGGATGATGTGTTTCTATTTTGCCGAGTGGATATGGCCTTCGTCAGGCTTCTTAAAGGCGAGCTTGATACATTCTTGACTTGGAGTGGTTTGATACCAAACAACAGCAAAAGTGAGGTGTTCCTCGCGGGTGGCTCGGATGAATTGAGGACTCAAATCAAGGATGCCCTTGGATTTGTTGAAGGAAAGCTACCGATGTGCTATCTAGGAGCCCTTATCATCTCCTTGAGGCTCGGCAAGGTGGATTGCGTTGTCTTGGTCAATCTCATTACGACGAGGGTGCAATCCTGGACTCATCGCTTTCTCTCATTTGCTGGAAGAGTTCAACTTATAAGGTCAGTGCTCCATGCGATTCAGGCTTATTGGGCTAGTGTGTTTATTATTCCTGTCCCAGTCTTAGATCGTATAGAGCAGGTCCTTAGACAGTTCCTGTGA
- the LOC104420393 gene encoding histone H4 has protein sequence MSGRGKGGKGLGKGGAKRHRKVLRDNIQGITKPAIRRLARRGGVKRISGLIYEETRGVLKIFLENVIRDAVTYTEHARRKTVTAMDVVYALKRQGRTLYGFGG, from the coding sequence atgtcgGGCCGCGGTAAGGGAGGCAAGGGGCTGGGCAAGGGCGGGGCGAAGCGCCATCGCAAGGTCCTCCGCGACAACATCCAGGGCATCACCAAGCCGGCCATCCGCCGTCTCGCCCGCCGTGGCGGCGTGAAGCGTATCAGCGGCCTGATCTACGAGGAGACCCGCGGCGTCCTCAAGATCTTCCTCGAGAACGTCATCCGCGACGCCGTCACCTACACCGAGCACGCCCGCCGCAAGACCGTCACCGCCATGGACGTCGTCTACGCCCTCAAGAGGCAGGGCAGGACCCTGTACGGCTTcggcggctag